In the Rhododendron vialii isolate Sample 1 chromosome 2a, ASM3025357v1 genome, GATTATTTAATAATCACATTAgccaaacaaaaaaggaataaagAGAAGTCTACACTAAAGacaattactaattaatatgtttggtattagttttattttttgcgaATCTGATCTCGCTAGGTGACTTTGAAATATGGCTATACTTACTGTGCTGCTCTGATTGCATGCCATCTTTAATGGTTTGTGTGGTCTGTTGAGGCCCATTTGCCCCTATGGGTTCCTTTCTGTTGCGTAGGCTTTCGCCTTATAATTGAATACAATTCTcacatttgcaaaaaaaaaaaaaaaaaaaaaccgtttaTTTGTTAcggattaaaggaaaaatagtaaaatacatGAAGAAGCTTCTCTTTCATTGcaactaggggtggcaaacgggtgggtttgggtcaaattgggtaagttgttagtgggttaggtctttaatgagtcattgacccatttagacccattaactatgagtctaattacccatacccaacccgacccatttattttaaagcaaacccgacccgcccattaacccaattacatatatactaaaaattatgatcgaaaaattagaaaagtaaagaaaaattatgatcgaaactcataaattttttcaaaaagacgagaataagtaattttttttgtcttattgatttttttttgtctttattcaaaaaattataagtttcgatcaaatttttttatttttccgattcctctcatcaaaacaaattaataagtcacaaaaatatgacacaaaacaaaaaaaatgcaaaaaaaaattgaataaggacaaaaaaataagtcaattttttaatccaaaccctttacGGGACTAccaagagagaaatttattcacggcggagcacaatttcacgggttcattcgcgcaattaatggatgagatgtgttttcaattttgactggtcaaaataattgttaccggtcacaattgatttttaattcgaaccattcaaaatatttttggacgcgtgtgatttagcacaaaacaattgaataaaaaagagagagaaggccatgctcctgggagaggagagagagggagggggcggagaggatagagagagagggggggggggggggggggggggtactcCTCCACttcccaattgcaaaagagaccaattaagagatggaatttggtgggttactttcattgcccattaggtcatttaagttgacccaattgatgcccaattatgacccaactaataatgggttagttgggtttgaactcattcttacccaactaataaatgggttgggttgggtctattttctaattgatgggtctggatttgttaatgggtctgagTTCAATTTGCCATCTCTAATTGCAACCAATCCCTCCTCGAAGATGAGGTGAGAGGAGGCTTTCAACGTAGGTGACCCCAAATGTAAATCTAGTTGAAATGCCACAAACCACCACGTTCCctcattgtttctttttttgaattgtacACGACCAATTTCTCTCTATGAACTCTACCTCGTATTACTCCATTGCCTTTCAACAAATATTCGTTTTTCCCCCAACAAACACAACAATTTCACTGTAGACATTCCAGGCATATCGATTGTAAGTTTGATCCAAGATTCTCTTATCCCGTATTCCTCTATCATTCAAGCTTCAACATGGCCGCGACGGTGgctaaaaaccaaacaaagacgATCCCCGAGAACCTCCAACGTATAGTACGTGTCATTCTCGGTATCATCCAACCAAGTAGGCAGCGGCACTTCCCTTAAAACCTCGTCGGAGAAATCAAAAGCAACAAATGTGAAGGAATGGTCAGAATCACCCCTCCAACAGCGGCAATGGAGACGCCCATTCAAGAAAAGCCCACGAGAACCTTCCACCAGGACATAACGGGAATCTTCAATTCTCCTCCAAGCTTTAGTTTTCAGAGAATAGACAAGGGGATGGAGTGATTTTGCCGCTCCTcctttttgataatgccactcTTCTTTGTGTCTTTTttaaatgatttgttttgtgagagagtgagagtggtATTAATAAAAagaggagtgacaaaatcaattatcAACGGACAACAACAATCGTATTTTCATCGCGAGAAGATTTAGGTGAAATGTAATAGGAAGAAAGCATCACAACCTTGTAATCATCTGTAAAGGGATCGTAACCGACACCGCACACAGTAGTGGCGAACCCACCACCCGGATTGAGTGCAAAAGGTATTGTGGGAAGTTTCTTACATTCTCTAGCGGCTGGATTCAACAAGAAGAGTTCCGTACCTTGACGGAAACTATGTCGATGGGAAACTAGAAGCAAACCATTGCAAGAGCTCCATACAACGACTCGATTTTCGGGGGTGCTCTGTTGTTCCCCCATAGGAAAATCAAGCTTTGTGGCGATCGGATTTATATTGGCGAAATTGATGGAgtattagtttaatcaaatcaatcacaaatctaattttcatttgctttctgaattaaattaaaaattaattttaagtaCTGTAATTCAGCTTTTTACTTTTCGTGGATGATCTCGGACTTAACTGCTATTCTTTTGCATAATTGTTAATTccctgttttataaattatattgagaaatgattttgccacttctttttttgttaacgccattcccctgcaagtatatttttggtgcaaaaatacacttacagggaAGTGACGTTAACAATAAAGGAgagacaaaatcagcagccattatatttttaataaaaaacaaaagaccaTCCAACTTGAAGAAATCGTCCAAACgaaaatgatacacccaccgcccACCAACCACCGCTCCGCCCACTGCACGCTCGCCgagcccactccggccaccggacagccgatccgaaccgttcaaaaattctaaaaaaaaaaaccgagtgggtctatgcaagaatcaacggcatccgaagtgtgtaagtgctcgaaccaatctttcattttttaatggctcggatcatctaatttttggaagttcggatcgagcacttacacacgtcggatgccatttattctagcgtaagcccactcggttttttttttagaaattttggacggttcggatcggccgtctggtggccggagtgggcccggcaaACGTGCGGTGGGCGGAGCGGTGGGTGGTGGGTGTATCATTGTCCgtttacaaaaatgatacacccaccgcccACCAACCACCGCTCCGCCCACCGCACGCTCGCCGAGCCCACTCCGGCCAtaggacggccgatccgaaccgttcaaaaattctaaaaaaaaaaactgagtgggcctaagtaagaatcaacggcatccgaagtgtgtaagtgctcgaaccaatctttcattttttaatggctcggatcatctaatttttggaagttcggatcgagcacttacacacgtcggatgccatttattctcacGAAggggcccactcggtttttttttatagaatttttggactgttcggatcggccgtccggtggccggagtgggcccagcAAACGTGCGGTGGGCGGAGCGGTGGGTGGTGGGCGGTGGGTGTGTAAGTGATTGATccgaacttccaaaaattagatgatccgagccattaaaaaatggaagattgcaCTTCGAATACATAAGCAGTGATCTCGTACCCCAAGAAGAAAAGTGAGAGAGGGGACGAAAATTTTTTACACTTGGACTTTCCAGGCTGCTGTAGCAAATagatgtggtttttttttttgtacagaATAAATGGCCGCATGTACATCTATACAATCTTTCTGAATTTGCATTTCATATCAGTTGAAATTAAGGAAGTTTACTTGTGGATAATACTAACGCGTGTCACGATGGACACTGCTACGACACTTTTCAGACAATCCCTCATTCTAAtttttagttgaaaatttttAGTCCAAAATTGGGGATGAATTAATTAAGCACTCATTAATTCATATCCAATTAATTAACCACACATACTGTCAAGTACACTTGTTAACAACCGGCTCATGGTATTTGTTTTTCTGTGTTATTGCCTTCCGTTACTAGGGCTACAACAGAAAGGTGGTAGCAGCATCATTTCTCTAGTATCACTTAGCAAGAGAAATACAGAGACTAAATAATAGAGTAGCTGTAGTTCTTAAATAAACAACCATGCAACCGATGTTGTAGGTATCACTTGAAAGAaaacttgaaaatgaaaattacttCTTGAAAACTAATAACACACACGGACAAACGGTATAGTACAAGCACTGATAATAGATTTAGTTTCTTCGCCCCTTCCTTTTCGGCCTCTTTGGAGTTTTCATTGCCCTTTCAAAGATCGCAACAAACCGTTCATGATACCTCGTGGTCAGCGTGTGCCCAATAACCAACCCAACAATCAGCCCACTCCCATATCCCATCATTATGACCATCCAGTAGATACCCCTCGAAAACTCTGAACCATCGCCTTGCGAGCTGTGtcgcggtggtggtgggggtgacGTTTCTGAATTCCCGCACAACATCGTTAGGGGGACACCACACAATCCCATATTCCCACCATATGAACTATTATCAAATGTATCAAATTGTTTACCTCGAGGTATGGGGCCCGTGAGACGGTTATGAGAAACATCTAGGACTGAGAGGAAAGTGAGTTTGGTTAGCTGCTGAGGGATATGTCCTGAGAGCAGGTTTTGAGATAGGTCCAAAGATTCCAGGTCCATCAGATTTGCCAAGAAAGACGGGATGGTGCCAGTGAGGTTGTTATTGGAAATGTTTAGTGCTTGTAGTCCACCGAGACTTCCAAGGGATTTTGGAATTTCTCCGCTGAATTTGTTGTTTGAAAGATCAACAGCTACAAACACACTTTGGATCTTCTCATAAAACCTTTTCGTCCTTTTAATAGAAATTGTTACTGAATAGGTAAAACGCCATCTGTAAATAACGTTTTTGACGATTACAAATAGTGGTTTATACACATGCATGTATGCTGGATTCTCTTTCGTGACCAGTTTCATTGCATTCCAATTCTGGAAGTACTCTGATGGCAATGTACCAGAGAAACCATTGTGTGAGAGGTCAATGATCCGCAGCTTCGGAAACTTCAAATTAGTCTTAGGATTCTCAATGGCACCATGGAATCTGTTAGATCTGAGAATAAGAACTTGTAAATCAGGGAGAGTTCCCAACCAAAAGGGAAAAGTGTCATTGATCTGATTATCTCCTAGAACAAGAACTTCAAGCATTGTACAATTAGCCAATGAACGCGGTACCACCCCATGCAATTGATTTTGACTCAAGTCAATCATCCTGATCTCCCTCATGGACATATGGGGAACAGTACCATGAAAATTGTTGCTACTCAGATTGAGCAGCAACAGAGAATTGCTGCTAGAACTAGCCAAGCATTGAGGAATGGCCCCACTTAAGTAATTATCTGACAAGTCAAGCGCAAAAAGAGCTCTATTTTGGCAGAACGATGTTGGGACTTCTCCGGTTAATAAATTACCAGCGACTCTATGAGTAAGGACAGACGGTGGTGGAAGAGGGAGTGGTCCTTGCAGCTTGTTAAAGCTGAAATCTAGGGATTCTAGTGATATCCATGGAATGGCATATGGATGCTCCTCAAATCCTGTAAGAAAGTTTCCATGAAGGTTGATATGTGTCATTGTTTCTTTACTTGTGCTCCACATCCAAGTTGGTATTTTGCCATGAAGACCGTTATCAGCCAAATTTAGCCCTTCTAATTTGTCTTGGAACCTCAAGAAATCAGGGAACTCCTTCAAGCCGCATGACGCCAATCCCAAACGGATGAATTTTGGTAGAGTAGCATTTGTACTGTTTGTTGCTAGCACCGTCAATATATTTCCGGACAATCGCAATACAACAAGGTTTTGGAGATTTTGAAAGATGTCTAGCTCGACTTTACCACTCAAGTTGTTTGAAGAAAGATCAAGACTTTCGAGATGCTTGAGTTGAGAGATTGATCTAGGAAACATGCCGGATAGTTGATTTTCTGAAAAGTCTAGATAGGTTAATTGGGTGAGGTTCAGAAGCCAAGATGGGATTTCACCAAGTAACTCATTGTTGCTAAGAACCAAGACGGATAGCTGGGTCAAGTTTGCAAGAGACTGTGGTAATACATTATTTAATGTTGTACCAATGAAGTATAACGCAGTGAGTTTTGATAGCTTTCCAAATAGGAAAGATAGGGTTCCTGCATCAAAAGCACCACCGCCGAGTCCTAATTCAGTGAGTTTTGATAAGTTTGCGATTGATGAAGGAATCTGTCCCCAAAAATTATTTCCAGAAACACACAGAGACGTGA is a window encoding:
- the LOC131316248 gene encoding receptor-like protein 7; its protein translation is MDRQCQFTHVQQTAWLNTSAEAVTERAWALASLESKSWRSIKGTGINHSENVLHCHSGEMMFLAITISRLKTPLPFSEYRFVSLVENLHPLLTRLDLKKVLEQLQRRHRGRGPTQSPLALQFPGALFIQQVQWVHLTSKANGLQGRGPLLEICLLSTRSPLCHEDERSALLQFKHGFDIKKFASGNPSAYPKVESWKLDGNASDCGSWDGVECDHDTGRVIGLDLRSSFLHGSINSNSRLFSLVHLRRLNLADNHFNYSQIPTRIGNLSRLRSLQLYNSCFSGQIPSEISLLSRLTFLDLSGFFDPYSPELLLKLGKPSMRDLVQNLTHLKVLDLSGVNVSSTIPGALSNMTSLTSLHLQSCLLYGEFPMGIFHLPNLRRLDLKLNENLIGYLPEFPHGSPLEVLIISYTSFSGVLPTSIGNPDSLIVLELDFCNLYGTLPPSLGNLAQLTSLCVSGNNFWGQIPSSIANLSKLTELGLGGGAFDAGTLSFLFGKLSKLTALYFIGTTLNNVLPQSLANLTQLSVLVLSNNELLGEIPSWLLNLTQLTYLDFSENQLSGMFPRSISQLKHLESLDLSSNNLSGKVELDIFQNLQNLVVLRLSGNILTVLATNSTNATLPKFIRLGLASCGLKEFPDFLRFQDKLEGLNLADNGLHGKIPTWMWSTSKETMTHINLHGNFLTGFEEHPYAIPWISLESLDFSFNKLQGPLPLPPPSVLTHRVAGNLLTGEVPTSFCQNRALFALDLSDNYLSGAIPQCLASSSSNSLLLLNLSSNNFHGTVPHMSMREIRMIDLSQNQLHGVVPRSLANCTMLEVLVLGDNQINDTFPFWLGTLPDLQVLILRSNRFHGAIENPKTNLKFPKLRIIDLSHNGFSGTLPSEYFQNWNAMKLVTKENPAYMHVYKPLFVIVKNVIYRWRFTYSVTISIKRTKRFYEKIQSVFVAVDLSNNKFSGEIPKSLGSLGGLQALNISNNNLTGTIPSFLANLMDLESLDLSQNLLSGHIPQQLTKLTFLSVLDVSHNRLTGPIPRGKQFDTFDNSSYGGNMGLCGVPLTMLCGNSETSPPPPPRHSSQGDGSEFSRGIYWMVIMMGYGSGLIVGLVIGHTLTTRYHERFVAIFERAMKTPKRPKRKGRRN